One Gossypium hirsutum isolate 1008001.06 chromosome A11, Gossypium_hirsutum_v2.1, whole genome shotgun sequence genomic window carries:
- the LOC107901604 gene encoding protein IRX15-LIKE: MKNSNSNTKLILLHPYIQKQGSSSRLWLLAFISFFTIAFLLTLIYTRESVSGRTTAAVRTTVRGPGSSVSAFGGGGGSLLPTTVINTLLHYASRSNDSFHMTYAELKPISDVLRKCSSPCNFLVFGLTQETLLWKALNHNGRTVFIDENRYYAAYFEELHPEIDAYDVQYTTKASETRELIASAEVQIRNECRPVQNLLFSDCKLGINDLPNHVYEVDWDLILIDGPRGEGDEGPGRMQPIFTSGVLARSKKGGNPKTHIFVHDYYRDVEKMSGDEFLCKENLVELNEVLAHFVVERMEENSYQYCRNKNINTSRKASSSS, encoded by the coding sequence atgaagaacagtaacagtaatacCAAGCTAATCCTCCTCCATCCTTATATCCAAAAACAAGGCAGCTCTAGCAGATTATGGCTCCTTGccttcatttcctttttcactaTTGCCTTCCTTTTAACTCTCATATACACCCGAGAGTCTGTTTCCGGTAGAACTACAGCAGCCGTAAGGACAACCGTGAGAGGCCCCGGCTCATCTGTGTCCGCctttggtggtggtggtggttcaCTATTGCCCACCACCGTCATCAACACCCTTCTCCATTATGCTTCGAGATCCAACGACAGTTTCCACATGACATATGCGGAGCTGAAGCCGATCTCTGATGTCCTACGTAAATGTTCCTCCCCATGCAACTTCCTCGTTTTCGGTCTAACACAAGAAACCCTCCTGTGGAAAGCACTGAACCACAATGGCCGCACCGTTTTCATCGACGAAAACCGGTACTACGCGGCCTATTTCGAAGAGTTGCACCCGGAAATCGACGCTTACGACGTCCAATACACGACCAAAGCAAGCGAAACGAGAGAGCTCATAGCATCTGCTGAAGTACAGATCCGGAACGAATGCAGGCCGGTCCAAAACCTGCTGTTCTCAGATTGTAAGCTGGGAATCAATGATTTACCGAACCATGTTTACGAAGTGGATTGGGACTTGATATTGATCGATGGGCCAAGAGGCGAAGGAGACGAAGGCCCTGGAAGGATGCAACCGATCTTCACGTCGGGGGTGCTTGCAAGAAGCAAGAAAGGGGGCAATCCCAAGACGCATATATTTGTTCATGATTATTATAGAGATGTGGAGAAGATGTCTGGGGACGAGTTTTTGTGCAAGGAAAACTTGGTGGAATTGAACGAAGTGCTAGCACATTTCGTGGTGGAAAGAATGGAAGAGAATAGCTACCAATACTGTCGCAACAAGAACATCAATACATCAAGGAAAGCTTCATCTTCATCTTAG